A segment of the Manis javanica isolate MJ-LG chromosome 10, MJ_LKY, whole genome shotgun sequence genome:
CTCAGAACAGGGATGGAGTCTGGGCTCGGGTAATCAGGAAGGACTCCCAGAGTTCAAGGCTTTTGGAGGCCAGGTTTCTACTAGGAAGAGCACAATTGGCGCTTCTCTGCCCTCAGTCTCCGATCGGCCATCCCTCAGAACAACTGGAGAGATTCAGGTCAGACTAAAGATAGAACTTCCCAGCTGCCAGGGTGATGGAACAGTGCCAGCCATCCTCCGGATACCTAGACCCTTGCCTGGTGTTAGGGATGCTTCCCAACAGCAGGGCTGGGCTGGTATTCCTAGAGAGGGCCAAATGTCATCCCTCATCCCCAGAGGCCAGCCAGCCACCCTTATCCCCACGTCCCTGCCAGCGCCTGAGCAGGAAGCCATTGCAAAGTGATTTCTCCCTCCAACGATGCCGTCcatcatgttttttaatttaaaaagatgccCAGTGGAAGCATAACAGACCATTAAATGTTTGGGTCTCTAATTAACTCCAGAGCagcctggagtggggagggacagaGCGTGCTTGGCgtccctccagcccccagcctgtTGGCTCAGGCACTCCCGTCCCGCAACACGGGGGCAGGAGGTCTGCCTCACATGGCTCCTGGGCTCCGGTGGGGCTCCAGCTCCAGGGTGGCCTCTGGAGTCGGGGTGAGTCAGTGTTGCTGACTGCCCTTTGGGAAAAGCGCGACTTGCTGGCTGTGCAGAcctcagcctccctgagcctctgtcTACCCATCTGCCTAGGTGGAGTAACACTGAGACCTGCCCCCCTGACATTGGGGAAGGGGGTCTGTATACAGCAGGTGCTTGATACATGAGGCATTCTGGACGCCTCGCGATGGCCTCTGGATAGGCAGGCTGAGGCCCCGAGGGTCtctccctgggcccctccctccaccttccccagggcctctgcaccCTTGGCGGGTAGGGGGGTGCAGGTGttgatccccccacccccaccttacGCCTCCCAGCTGCCTCCCTGAGGATGAGGCCAGGGCCAGCTGAGGTTGGGGGCTCGTCAGACCAGCCCTGCGGCCCAGTCCCGGGACACAGCCCTACTGAGTCAGCACTGCGGGCTGCCAGCCTCCGTGGACAAGCAGGAGGGGCAGAAGGGAAAGGGTGGATCCTGGGAGGGTGAGCCGGGCAGGCTTCACTGGCCCCCTTGAGGGGGTGCCCCAGGCCGGGTCGCTTGCTGAAGTGACGAAGCCCACCAGCCTCCTGGGTCCATGTGCCTTGGGTCCTCCTGGAATTgcaccccaccctcccctgcctACCTGAGACAGCAGGAGGAGGGGAGCATGTTCACAGCGCACATTGTGCCAGGAGGCATGCTGAAGCCTCAGATAACCGGGCCACATCTTCCCCATCTCTGTGCTCTGGGGGAGTGGCCACCATCATCTCCACTGGAcaggaggaaacaggctcagagaggttaagtgacttgcccagtgtTACACAGCCAGAGCGTGGCAGAGCCAACATTCTCATCTCAGCCTGGGAATCTAAAGCCCGAGATGGTTTGTGCTCCCATCAGGCAGGTGGTCCCCGCCCCTGCCATGGCAGGTCGGGGTCATCCACCTTGAGACCCAGCCCCCCGTGCCCTGCCTGGCAGGGCCCTGAGGGCTTTGCGGCAGAGCCCAGCTGCACAAGCAGGCAGACGCTAGCAGTAAACTTGATCTATGGGCAAAACACTGGAATGGTAAAGGTATCGATCTGTaacttcccacccacctccccgcCTCCCACGTGCCTGGCCCTCGGCCCACATTTCCCTCTGGAGGCCCTGAGTCACCTGGGTCAGCACAGCCCCCATACCAGCCTGGCCTCTGCCGCTGGCGGCGAGCGTTGAGGAGACCCAGGGTATTTTCAGGCAGATGCATTCCTGTCCCAGCAGGGCTGTGGCGTTATGCAAATCCCCTCATAAGAAGTTTAAAAGCCTGGAACAACCGTATTTATTTCATTAGCAGCAGGCTGCAGAGTTGATGTGACAGCCTCACACGCACTGTCCCCATTGTCCCCTGGGCAACAGGTGCTCTCTGCAGTGGGGGGCGGTGCGGTCAGGAGACGTCAAGGAGAGCTGAGTGTGCACACGCGTGTTGCTGGTCAAGAGATTTCACGGACGGCTCTGGCCTGGGAGACATGGGGCCCTGGACACCTCAAAACAGAGCCCTCAGGGGTGCCTGGCTCAACCCATGGTGTCActggagggaaactgaggcctggaggaggaactAAGAAACCTCTGGCTCAGGCTTGGATCCTGGCCTCAGCCTCTCCTGCTGTCACTGAACGGAGAGGGAGGAGGGGTCAGTCCCAGCAAGCATTGGCACAGTGCAACGcagccagggcccagggagggAAGCTACTgcctccaggccaggccccaTCTGGCACTCAGCCCAGCGGCCCTGCCCCCCGCTCCCACCAGGGGGCCAACAGTGGCATGGCCCACCGCTGCCCACGCTGGATGCCCGCCCCCCCCCGTGCGCGTTCTCTGAGAGCACAGGCttcctgtcccctctgcctggaatggtGTTTCCCTTTTTGCCTAACAAACTCCTACTTACCTGCCAGCATCCCCCAAGCAGCACATCGAGGAAGGCCTCTGTGGCCCAAATTCCACTGAGCCTCCCTGGCGCTGCTCAGGCCTTTCCCACTGGACCTAATGCCCAGTGCCAGGTACACCTGCCAGGTACACCACCTGCCATGCAAGGAGCAAGGCCATGGGTTAAAACGTGGATGCAAAGGGCTCTCCTGCTGCCCGGTCTTAAAAGGCAAGGCAGGTGGTGACCAGAGGGCGCTGTGTGTGTCCGCGTGTGCGCCTGTATGTATATGTGGCAATTCTGTGCTTGTGTCTAAGCGTTTTCTGCATCCATGGGGTTTGGTGGCTCTCACTGGGACTGACCCCATTATAAAGATGAGCAAACCAAGGCCATGCAACTAGTGCCACCAGAGCCAGAGGTTGGACCCAGGACCCCACTGTGATGCAGCCAGGGGCCTCAGCTCCTTCCTTTAAGAAGTGGGGTCATGGTCACATGACTtcacaggctgttgtgtgtgccGGGCGGGGCGGTGAGCCTTGTGCTGCCCAGCTCAGTGGCCGGGGGTGTCTGCCCAGCCAGGTGAGGAGGTATGTGGGGAGAAAGCCCTCTGCCCTCAGGCTGGGTTCTTCCCCCCAAGGAGTGTATCAGCCTCTGTAGGTCAGAGGAGGGGTAAGCAGGTGGCTGTGGCCCAGTGCTGAGACGTGGCCATTTTAGGCCCCTCCCCAACGGGGTGATGGCCCCACCGAGGGTTACAGCTGGGCCGGCGCTTGCAGGGTACTGCAGCCCTTCAGGACTCCCGGGCagtgggggctgctgggggcaTCGTCCCAGGGTGGCTGGAGACGTTTCCCTGCTACACCGGGCATCGGAGTGAGGAGAGAGGACGGGGCACTGGCTTCTGGGGTGAGGACTGTGGTGGGGGGGTGAGGCGTAAAGCACTCGGCAGGGGAGGAACACAGAAGGGCTGCAGTGCTGGAGCCCCGAAAGGGCGCCCCCGCAGGTGAGGACAGCCTGGCCACAGGGACGGTTAGGGGCCGGGGGAGGCAGGGGGCCAACAGTGGGGCCAGCAGCCAGGGCGGCAGTTTGGAGACCCAGGGCAGAAAGTGGGCCTGGAAGAAGCGGGCTGGGCCAGATGCTGCTGAGAGGCTGAGAAGGGTGGACCCGGGGTGTGCCCCGTGGAGCTGGTGAGACAGGTCACCAGTGGCCTCGAGGGCTGCACTACGGGTAAAGGGGTGGAGTAGAAGCCACCACAAGCCTTTCAGGTAAAGTGGCCTCAGATGGGCAAGTTTTGGAAGGTTCTAGAACCAGCTGTTCAGTACAACAGCCATGAGCCACATTTCTAGCTGTGCGGATGGGCAGCCTTGAGGACAGGCCTAGGGGCCGGGCCATATCCCATCAGAACCTTTCTAGGTGATTCGGCCAGTTCCCTGGGCAGCTGTTCCCAAGGCCCTGCTTCTGTCAGGCCCCACCGGGCTCCTAGACCCATGGGGTGGCATCCTGTTCCCCCACCGAGGGGTTAACTCGGGGATCCCTATTCCTGCGGGGCCTGGTGGGTCCCCCAGGGCTGAGGTCATGGGGGCTCCAGCACAGCAGAGGCAGATCTTCCTGAGGGAGGTGGGGCCAGCCGCCAGGGCCACCCTCTCCCAGCCCGGGGCTCCGGGGCAGGAGGGAACTGGGGCAGGCTACCAGGTCAGCTTCCGGAGGTGCCTAAGCCCTTCACCTGCAGGCATGTGTCCACATGTACATGCTGATGTAGGCCCTGGTGTGTGCTAAAGATGCACACACCTCTTGTACACACATAACAGAGCCCAGCACATGTGTGCAAGCACATAGGCATGTAGCCCCACATGCCTGCAAATCCCTGTGTGCATGCAGTTCTTCAGGTCCCCAGACCCACAGACCCCTGGGTCAGCCTGGGAGCCAGCAGGGTCCTGGGGGCCCTGGGCCTGTGCCTCTGGTCAGTCCCCACCTGTGATGAGGGTTAGGGCCTGTAATCCTCTTTAACTTGACTTTGAGTTATTTTGAGCAAGAGATTAAAGGTGATTATGCTCAAATTGCTGAGGCACCACACTGCCTAGATGGGCTGGTGCAGCCCCGCTATACCCTGCCTGCCACCCTCTGCATCCAGAACGCAGGCCAGGGGCTTGTGGCCTCATGGGGGCCCCAGGTGACCTGAGTCACCTCATGGACACAGGCTGCCTGGTCCCCTGGGTGGATGAGGCAGGCAGGCACCGCCTGGAGGTGGTGGTGAGCCCAGCCCCAGGGGATTGTAGGGTTTATATTACAAGCCAGCGTGCTCTGGGGAGAGGTCCCATGcatgccccaccctgccccctggtaTCCCGTGCCAGCCCCTCCCCATCTGATGTCTCTGTAATCAGAAGTAGCCAGTTACCCAGCAGCCGGATCAAAACTGTTTCTAGGAAGTTTCCAAAGGGGGAAGATCATTGCACATCATTATGTCTTTCCCCTAATTTAAACCACCTCAGCCCAGACTAGTTGCAGAAGTCACTATCAGTGAAATACACTCGGCTGGCCGCGCGCCAGGCCACAGAGCAGTGCAGAGGCCGCTGTAAATCCAAACATTAACTAGCGGCCTCACACCCATCTGCCCTGCAGGAGGAACATGAGGGCGGAGGGGTGAGTCCCACACATGGCGGTCCTCCTGCAGGAGGGGGCAGCCGATCCTGGGGgagctgggcaggggtggggggaggcagggcaggctgcAGGTCGCTGAGCCTAGAAGGCTGTGGGGCTTGGGGGTCTTGTCAGAGCCACTCCCTCCTTCCAGGTCCCCAGAGCCAGGTGGAAGGCCTCAGAGCCCACCCTGCTGGCTCACATGGGGACACAGGGTGAGAAGCAACAGAATGCACCAACCCGCAAGGCGGGATCGCTCAGACCCAGAACCTGGCTTCCCCCCAGCCGCCTCAGGCAGGAGGCAAGGGTGCTGAAGTATTTGCCTATCGGCCAGGGCTCAGAGCCCCCTCCAGGCACCTCATTCCTGTCTTCCGGCCACATAGCCCTGTCTCTGGCCTGCTGGCAACTTTAGGCCTcccctctgggcctgtttcctcactTAACAAATGGGGTCCTGATGAGGTGGCCCAGGCAGGACACATGGTTCCTGATTCTTTGCAGCCACCATGGCTGCTGAGCCAGCCGAGCAGGTAGTGTCCTGTCCACCTCAAGAGGCCCCTGGGCAGGTGGAGCTCAGAGCCAGGGCCTCCCCTACTGCCATCCCCGCCCTCAGGCACACACGAACCTCACAGCCACGTCCCGAGTGCTGCCTACTGCTCGAATCGCCCTGTCCCGCCACGGGCCTCCCTAATGCGTCTCCTCTGACAAGGTGGATGCTGGGCCACCTCGGCCACTGGACCCACGGAACACAGTGCCGTCCCCTGagcctctctcctctcttgcTTTGCAGCAGGACCGGCAGAGCTGGAGACGCAGGGAGCTGTCAGGACGCCTAGGCCGATGGGGAAGGAGGCCTCGGCAGGACGCGGGTGGATGACGGGAGGCGGCCGGCAGTGAGGGAGACACGCTCCCTCCCGGCGACCATGCGGTTTGGGACAGGACATCCCTGAGGACACAGCTTCCCCTTCTGCCCCCCATCACCCCGGAAGGCTGAGCAGGTCTCCCACAGCAATGGTCCCCATGGCCGCCTGCCGGTGGGGGGCACTGTGGGCATGTGTGGCCGCGGCCATCCTGCTGCACGTGGGCGGGCTGGCCTGGGGCGACTGCTGGCTGATCGAGGGTGACAAGGGCTTCGTGTGGCTGGCCATCTGCAGCCAGAACCAGCCACCATACGAGGCCATCCCGCAGCAGATCAACAGCAGCGTGGTGGACCTGCGGCTCAATGAGAACCGCATTCGCAGCGTGCAGCATGCCTCCCTCAGCCGCTTCGGCAACCTCACGTACCTCAACCTCACCAAGAACGAGATTGGCTTCATTGAGGATGGCGCCTTCTCGGGCCAGTTCAACCTGCAGGTGTTGCAGCTGGGCTACAACCGGCTACGGAGCCTGACAGAGGGCGTGCTGCGTGGGCTGGGCAAGCTGGAGTACCTGTACCTGCAGGCCAATCTTATTGAGGTGGTTGCGCCCGGCGCCTTCTGGGAGTGCCCCGGCATCGTCAACGTGGACCTGTCCATGAACCGCATCCAGCAGCTGCACAGTGCCACGTTCTCCGGGCTGCCCCGGCTGTCTGTGTGCGAGCTCTACAGCAACCCCTTCTACTGCTCCTGCGAGCTCCTGGGCTTTCTGCGCTGGCTAGCTGCCTTCACCAACACCACGCAGACCCACGACCGCATGCAGTGCGAGTCGCCGCCGCTCTACTCCGGCTACTTCCTCCTGGGCCAGGGCCGCCATGGCCACCGCAGCATCCTCAGCAAGCTGCAGTCTGTGTGCACCGATGGCTCCCATGCGGCCGAGCCCCTCCCGGGGCCAGGCCATCTGCAGCCGGGCCGctcgccacccccacccctgccacctgAGCCCAGTGAGGCCCCCTGCACTGATGATGAGTGCTTCTCTGGCGATGGCACCACACCGCTGGTAGCCCTGCCCACGCTGGCCTCCCAGGCCGAGGCCCGTCCCCTCATGAAGGTCAAGCAACTGACGCAGAACTCGGCTACTATCATGGTGCAGCTACCCAGCCCGTTCAACCGCATGTACACACTGGAGCACTTCAACAACAGCAAGTCATCCACTGTCTCCAGGCTGACCAAGGCCCAGGAGGAGATCCGCCTGACCAACCTGTATGCACTCACCAACTATACCTACTGTGTGGTCTCCACCAGCTCCGGGCTGCACCACAACCACACTTGCCTCACCATCTGCCTGCCCAAGCCTCCCAGCCCGCCCGGGCCCGTGCCCAGCCCCTCCACGGCCACCCACTACATCATGACGATCCTGGGCTGCCTGTTCGGCATGGTGCTGGTGCTTGGTGCCGTCTACTACTGCTTGCGCAGACGGCGGCGCCAGGAAGAGAAGCACAAGAAGGCAGCCTCGGCAGCGTCAGCCGGCAGTCTCAAGA
Coding sequences within it:
- the ELFN1 gene encoding protein ELFN1: MVPMAACRWGALWACVAAAILLHVGGLAWGDCWLIEGDKGFVWLAICSQNQPPYEAIPQQINSSVVDLRLNENRIRSVQHASLSRFGNLTYLNLTKNEIGFIEDGAFSGQFNLQVLQLGYNRLRSLTEGVLRGLGKLEYLYLQANLIEVVAPGAFWECPGIVNVDLSMNRIQQLHSATFSGLPRLSVCELYSNPFYCSCELLGFLRWLAAFTNTTQTHDRMQCESPPLYSGYFLLGQGRHGHRSILSKLQSVCTDGSHAAEPLPGPGHLQPGRSPPPPLPPEPSEAPCTDDECFSGDGTTPLVALPTLASQAEARPLMKVKQLTQNSATIMVQLPSPFNRMYTLEHFNNSKSSTVSRLTKAQEEIRLTNLYALTNYTYCVVSTSSGLHHNHTCLTICLPKPPSPPGPVPSPSTATHYIMTILGCLFGMVLVLGAVYYCLRRRRRQEEKHKKAASAASAGSLKKTIIELKYGPELEAPSLAPLSQGPLLGPEAAPRIPYLPVAASEMEQYKLVESCETPQAGKGSYMEVHTGEQAERRDCEPGRPGPSSQSSVAEISTIAKEVDKVNQIINNCIDALKSESASFQGGKQGAVSVAEPPLVLLADPLAGKHGFLAPVYQDPFGHGLPRHHSVEAAAGPIHASTSSGGSVRSPRAFHAEAASMHKAATAEAQYIEKSSPAAGAILTVTPAATVLRAEAEKGRQHRHSYPGSHPTAPSVSPAPPPQEGPGGRKASILEPLTRPRPRDLAYAQLSPQYHNLSYSSSPEHTCRAPQSIWGRLGLSRRRHKEDEEFMAAGHALRKKVQFAKDEDLHDILDYWKGVSAQHKS